A genomic stretch from Perognathus longimembris pacificus isolate PPM17 chromosome 5, ASM2315922v1, whole genome shotgun sequence includes:
- the Tnfsf10 gene encoding tumor necrosis factor ligand superfamily member 10: MALLRSPADPNLRQLFGLIVTFTILLQVALQAVSVAVTYIYFSNELKQMQKTYSKSITACFLEEADSWGFRNEEAMNSPCWLMKKQLETLVRKMVLRNFEETAPTMQEKQQSFSSLPRDQGPQRVAAHITGTLRRSSAPSAPRFKNDMVLGQKIHSWESSRKGHSFLSNLHLRNGELVIHKAGLYYIYSQTYFRFQEPEDTSVTGSRKQVKQMVQYVYKYTNYPEPILLMKSARNSCWAKDSEYGLYSIYQGGIFELKEDDRIFVSVTNESLIDLEQEASYFGVFLVG, encoded by the exons ATGGCATTGCTGCGGTCCCCAGCAGACCCCAACCTCAGGCAGCTGTTTGGGCTGATTGTGACCTTCACCATACTGCTACAAGTGGCTCTGCAGGCCGTCTCTGTGGCTGTGACATACATATACTTCTCCAATGAGCTGAAGCAG ATGCAAAAGACGTACTCCAAAAGTATCACTGCTTGCTTCTTAGAAGAAGCTGACTCTTGGGGCTTCAGGAATGAAGAAGCAATGAACAGTCCATGTTGGCTGATGAAGAAGCAACTGGAGACTCTTGTTAGAAAG ATGGTTTTGAGAAACTTTGAGGAAACCGCTCCTACAATGCAAG AAAAGCAACAAAGTTTTTCCTCCCTACCAAGAGACCAAGGACCGCAAAGAGTGGCGGCACACATCACAGGGACTCTCCGGAGAAGCAGTGCGCCCTCAGCTCCAC GCTTCAAGAATGACATGGTCTTGGGTCAGAAGATCCATTCCTGGGAGTCATCAAGGAAGGGCCATTCCTTCCTCAGCAATTTACACCTGAGGAACGGAGAGCTGGTCATCCACAAAGCAGGCCTTTATTACATCTATTCCCAAACATACTTCCGATTTCAAGAGCCTGAAGACACTTCTGTAACAGGTTCCAGGAAACAAGTCAAACAGATGGTTCAATATGTTTACAAGTACACAAACTACCCAGAACCCATCTTGCTGATGAAGAGTGCTAGAAATAGTTGCTGGGCCAAAGATTCGGAATACGGACTCTATTCCATCTATCAAGGGGGAATATTTGAACTTAAGGAAGATGACAGGATTTTTGTCTCTGTAACCAATGAAAGTTTGATTGACTTGGAGCAAGAAGCCAGTTATTTTGGAGTCTTTTTAGTTGGATAA